The Megalobrama amblycephala isolate DHTTF-2021 linkage group LG1, ASM1881202v1, whole genome shotgun sequence genome segment ACTATGGGCAAATTGTACAGtatataataatactataataatactgtaattctaataaaatatttttttttttctagatattcttttaaatatccCAAAAAGGAATTTATTGAATGCTTTGAGAGTAATTACCCTCAAATCCAGCAGTGCATGTCGACACTGCGTAATGTCCTGAAAACATttgaagaaaatttcagatgtgCTGCTACAGGCTCTAATCATGGAAAAAACTCCAAAATAGCTGGAGGGGTCATGATGGGTGTGGGAATTGCTTTAGCTCCTTTTACTTTGGGAGCTTCCGCTGTTCTCGGTGGAGCAGGAGCAGCAGTGGTCACAGGTGGTGCGATTGGCAGTAGAGTCTGGAACTCAAAGAAATCAAACTTACTGACAAAATTTAGAGAAGAAATTGAAGCTGAGCTGAATGAATTTCAGAATAAAATCTTGCTTATGACTGGCAAGTTGAAAGACATTAATCAGCCTATTGAGGAAATATTGACAGACATTAAAGACCCAAGGCTTGAGGTCAGTTACTTAGATAAATATTTTGCCTCTGCCTATGAATTATTCCATTTCATACAGATATATGAACATGGTGGATTGGCTGTGCAGATTTCTGAAACTGTGCATTTGACTGGAACACTTACAGAAATAGTCGCTCAGGTCAAATCTGTGCTTGAAAAAATCCTAAACAGCAATGATCCCAAGGAGTTCAGTGACATGTGGAACAAAATTAACCAGTTACAGGAGATcatgtataaaattaaaaatataaaagacaGAATAGATGGAATCATGTTAACCTGACAAAATGAAACGGCTGAGACAGCTGACCAAACACTTCAGCCTTTCTAGTGACCAACATCTTATTGGATTGAATGACTTGTACTAAAATGATTAATATTAgcattatatataaacatttctaAATAAAATGGTCTCATTGCTAATACGTAGGTATTAATACGTAACTTc includes the following:
- the LOC125264420 gene encoding uncharacterized protein LOC125264420, producing MATGPESPSGKIEPPDQPCRCKSMEQPPRMAYSFKYPKKEFIECFESNYPQIQQCMSTLRNVLKTFEENFRCAATGSNHGKNSKIAGGVMMGVGIALAPFTLGASAVLGGAGAAVVTGGAIGSRVWNSKKSNLLTKFREEIEAELNEFQNKILLMTGKLKDINQPIEEILTDIKDPRLEVSYLDKYFASAYELFHFIQIYEHGGLAVQISETVHLTGTLTEIVAQVKSVLEKILNSNDPKEFSDMWNKINQLQEIMYKIKNIKDRIDGIMLT